The uncultured Eubacteriales bacterium region ACCTGGGCATCGTGGAGAGCCGGGCGAGGGTCCTTCAGGACCTCATCGCCAGCTTTTACGACCTGTCCCGCCTAGATGGGGGAGAATACCCCCTGGTGCGGGAGAAAATCGACCTGGGGGCCATCCTCAGCGAGCTGGTGGCCGCCTTTTATAACGACCTCACCGCCTCGGGTCTTGGGGTGGAGGTGGAGCTGTCCGAGGGCCTCCCGCTCGTGTGGGGAGATGCCTCCGCCGCCCTGCGCGTCTTTACGAACCTGATCCGAAACGCTCTGGACCACGGGGAAGGGATGCTCTCCATCCGGGCGTATCGGGAGGAGAATGAGATCGTCACCGCATTCCAAAACAGGGCGGGGAATTTGACCGCCGAGGTGGCGGAGCATGTCTTCGACCGCTCCTTTACCTCGGACAGAAACCGTACGGGGCAGAATGCCGGGCTGGGCCTCGCCATCGTAAAGTCCCTGGCTGAGCAGATGGGGTGCGGCGCAGAGGCCGTATTAAGGGATGGAAAATTCACCCTTGCGGTACGTTGGAAGATTTAGACGTGCCCTTTACAGAGTATGTAAAAAGCCACCCACCGCGAAGTTGAATTCGCGGTGGGTGAACGCAACCCATAAAACGGAGGGGGGCGAGAACGGCTGCCGCTCTCGCCCTGTGCTGGGCGATTGAAATTTTGGGGCGATTCTTGCGGATTTTGGGTTGACAAGCGAGTCGGAATATGGTATTATAACTTTCGCATTTGGTTGGAGTTCGGACGTGGAGAGATGTCCGAGTGGTTTAAGGAGCCGGTCTTGAAAACCGGTGACTCGAAAGAGCCGTGGGTTCGAATCCCACTCTCTCCGCCATCTTTTTTAAGGCTGGATGCGAAAGTAAATATGCTCAATTGAGTTTGGACTTGCGGAAGTACCCAAGTGGCCAAAGGGGCTCCCCTGCTAAGGGAGTAGGCGGCTAATACCCGTGCGAGGGTTCAAATCCCTCCTTCCGCGCCAATTTATACCCATTGTGTTTACTAGAAAATCTAGTAATTGCAATGGGTATAAGTTTTTTGCGAATGAAACAACGGCTATAGTCATACGATAAAATACGCAATCAACGACACAGAATCTACACAGTAAAATACAGCCCGGAGCCTACCGTTGTGATAAGCTCCGGGCTATTTCTATTTCCGGCCTGTTGCCCGACCGGCGGGGCTGTGTCTCAGAATTTATGAAGTTGCCAATCGCCGTCGTAGATACCGACAAAGTCGCTGAACTTGCTCTTTGTAATTTTCCTAAGCATAGGTTTGCTGCCGAGGGTAAATTCGTTCGGCTGCGGCGTCCCATTGGTAACGGAAATTTCCTGAATCTGAACACTTTTCTCGGTGGCCTTTATTACTTGATAGGCGCGGTAGACACTGTCGTCTCCCATGCGGTTCTTCGTGACGATATCTCCGACGTTGAAAGGGTTGTCGATTGCGGATTTTTTCTCCTGAGCCTTAATGATGCTGACGATGGCAGCGTAGCTGTCGGTAAGACAACCGCCCGTTGCCCAGTCCGCGAGGATTTTATAAGTGACGTTGACCGGCCCGGCGCTGGTGATTTCGCAATTGCCCCAGCGGGCAACTTCCACGATATAGCCAACTTTGATATTTTCTTTTGAGAAACTCACGCCGCCAATACTGTTCATGCAATCCTCAAAGAAATTTAGCTTATCCTGCCATACTTCGTAACGGTCAAGTGTTTCCTCCAGGCGCGATTCTTGCCCGTTGATCGTCAGATAGGACCCGTTCCATGACTTGATTTCTTCTCCCTGTTGAAGTTTGTATATATTTTCCTCAATGGCTACGATGCTCTTTTGTAGGTCTCTTAGGCTCTTGTTGCACTCCTTGATGCGGTTGTCGAGATATACCCGGTCTTTTAGTTTGGCGTTTCCTGCCGTTTCCCTGGCCGTGGCGGCTCGTTCCTGGTAATAGGCGCTTTTCTTGTGCTCTTCGATGCCGCGCCCATACTGCGCATACATCCGTTCCCGGCGCCGTGCGAATGCCTGGGAACCGGAATGTCCGGCGATGATCGGCTGCGTGAAAAATGCGATATCGCCGCGCATGGATTCAAGCGGCTTTTGAAGGGCGTTTCCGCGCTGTGCAGCGTTTGCGGCATACTCTTCGTAGCGATCGGCACGGGCCTCGGCTTTCTCGGCCTTGCGTTCAAGCTGCTCTGCATAGGTTAGGCGCTCCCCAGTTTTTTCAATGCCGGAGAATCCCAGTTTTTCGGCCACACGCTCTGCCCGGTAGGTGTTTGGTTCCTTCGCACGGCTGACCCAGCATTTCCCGTAGTTGCTCCATAGGTAGGCACTTTTTAGGTCTGCCTTTTGGCTGTCAGTAAGCGCGGCATATTCGGTCTTTTCAAAATGGAGTTCGAGCTTTCCAGTTTCGAGGTTCTTAATAATCTGGTTCATGGTGTGGCCCCTTTCGTTGTTTGGTTTCGTTCTGGCTACATCATAATTCATGTACACATGAATGTAAAGAGGCAAAGTAGCCAAAGATGTATACATGAATTTGTGTATTTTGTTCATGTACACATGAAGCATAAAGTAGTATGATGTGGGAGGAGGTGGAAGTATGTCTACTGAGGCAAAGCGCCAGGGGAACCGGCGCTACCTGGAGAAAATGGAGCAGATCACAATCCGATTTCCTGAAGGCAGCAAAGACAAGATTAAGGCCGCCGCAGAGAAAGAGGGAGTCAGCCTAAACGCATTTGTCGTCTCCGCTGTGGAGGAAAAAATAGACACAGAGCGGAGTAAAACAGCAAAAAAATAGGGAGATTTTTAATTTTCACAGTGTATCACTGCGTATCTAACGTCAATTTGAATAATATGAGAAACCCCGTCAATCTGTTGTAACTCAACGGTTTGGCGGGGTTTGTTCATCTATACGATACCAGAATATAGGAGGCTCTTGACGATTTTCGCAAAAATCCATACTCTCTTAATTAGATTAAGCTTATTGAGTAACAGTATTTAACCAAGATAATAAAAACAATATCATCACTGTATTGTCGACGACGATAAACAGATAAGTAACTTAGTTGTTTATAGCTAGGAGGTGTATAAGTTGAAAACTAACAGTAGGAGTAACGGTAGAGGTCAAGACTGGAGAAAAGGACAACTTAAATACACCAGGGAAGAGTTAGAAACACGAGTTAAACAGTATTTTGATTACTGTGATGAAAACGGAAGAAAGTATACAAAACCTGGTTTAATACTGTATTTAGACATATCTGAAGATACTTTTGACAATTGGCTTAACAATGATGGAGGCAAATATACAGAGCTGTTCGGCGTCTTAAAAAGGGCAATGGTCCGAATGCGTGACGATCTGGAGCAACGAGGGGACACGATGAGCCTATTTCGGCTCAAACAGGCGTGTTATGGCGGATATTCGGACAGGCCGACTGAGGACAGCGGCCAGGGCATCAAAGTGGCGGTCTCTTTTGGTGCTGGAGACGGGAAAGTGGCCATTGAATACGGAAAATAAGCAATGAGTAAACAAAATAACGATTATGTTCACTCTTAACAATTGGCGAAACTGTTGCGGCTCTAAGGATAAGAGGGATGTGCTATTTTAGGCTATCGCAAAAGTGGCAATTAGCAGCCGGTTTCGTCGGTTTGACGGGAGAGCAATTAGGCGCTTGGCGCGGGTGTTTGCCGCCTCAATCGAGCACCAGGCGGGCCTGCGTGGGACCTGTGCCGGCGTGTGTGTGCCTACCTGTACCACAAGCCAGCAAGTGACCGGGTGGGGGCACGGGGTAGCGGAAAAACGGGTGGGGGTCAACAGCGGGGGCGTAGGGGTATTTACACAGCCCAACGACACAATGCAAAAAGACGCCAACAACGACGCCATATGGGAGAAGGAGGCGTGGTATGAACCGCATTCGAGATGAGCCCAAAGTGAGATAGCAAAACTAGAAGAGTATGATATGGAATTACCCGGCCACGGTCATGTGGCTCTGGCCGGGTTTTATGCCATTGTAGCTCAGTAGGTAGAGCAACCCCACAATCCGGGGTGCGTCGCTGGTTCGAGTCCAGCCGAGGGCAAAGCATTAAATCATCGAGAAGAGCGTCACGCGACTAAGGCGCATAACCCAGTCTCCTGAGTTGGGTTGTTCCGGTTGCAAGCGGTGTACAACGCGGTGAGCCGGTGAAGTCGCCCCCCTGTGATAGTGGGGTGCTACAAAACGGGTGTACCCCATCTCGGGAACTGGATTCTAAAATTTCAAAACAGAAATCTGCCGTTATTCGTGGGGGTTTGTATGGCTCAGAGAGGGAGACCGCGCAAAGCGGTAAAGGGCGAAATCGTACTTGACTTAGGCGTGCCGAATGACAAGCAGGCCAAGTTTTTAACCTCAACGGTGCGGTATACGGCTTACGGAGGCGCGCGGGGCGGCGGCAAGAGCTGGGCGGTGCGCGCGAAGGGAGCGGCGGGTGCGCTGTACTATCCTGGCATCAAGATACTGATGCTGCGGCGTACCTACCCGGAGCTGGAGAATACTATCATACGGCCACTCATTGAGCTTTTGAATACCGCCGCCATTGACGGGAAACCGGCTGGTGACAAGCTCTTTACCTACAATGGTACTTTACGCACTCTGTTCTTCGCCAATGGGTCAATGATTAAGTTCGGGCACTTGCAGAGCGCCAATGCTATCACGGAATACCAAGGCCAGGAATACGACTGGATTTTCATGGATGAGGCAACTCACTTCACCGAGTGGGAGTTCCGTACTTTGGCGGCGACGCTGCGTGGCGTGAACAAAATACCCAAGCGTATGTATCTCACCTGTAACCCTGGCGGGGTGGGGCATATGTGGGTAAAACGGCTCTTCGTAACGAGGGAGTTCCTGAAGGAGGAAAACCCCAAGGACTACCTATTCATCAAGGCAACAGTGGAGGATAACAAGGCTTTGATGGACAATTCCCCAGACTATATCCAGATGCTCGAGCTGCTGCCGGACGATCTACGGGCGGCGCATCGATACGGCGACTGGGACGCAATGGCGGGACAGTTCTTTGCTGAGTTCAAGCGAGAGACGCACGTTATCAAACCGTTTGTGGTTCCGCAGGAATGGATCAGATACAGAGCCATCGACTACGGCCTAGATATGTTCGCCTGTCTATGGGTGGCGGTGGACTTCGAGGGGCGGGCTTGGGTGTACCGGGAGGTGCAGCAGTCAGGGCTTATCGTCTCCGATGCCGCCGCGCTGATGCGCAGTCTGACGCTGCAGGACGAGAGAATTGCCTATACCATTGCGCCGCCAGACCTGTGGAGCACACAGAAGGACACAGGCAGGACCATGGCGGAGGTGTTCACAGTGAACGGCGTTGGCCTTGTAAAGGCCAATAATAGCCGCGTCCAAGGGTGGCTTACCCTGAAGGAGTACTTAAAGCCCGTGTGGGACGGTAGGCCGGGGCTCCTGGTAAGTGAAGATTGCGTGGGGCTCATTCGCAATCTGCCCGCACTCCAGCACAGCGATAAAAACCCTTCAGACTGCGCCACGGAACCACATGACATCACTCACATTTGCGACGCACTTCGCTATTTCGTGCAGTTCCGCACGTTGGGATCAATCCGGCAGGAAGTGCGAGAGGACGCAGATGAGGAGATGGAGGACTACGAAGAGGCTATGACCGGCGGAGAGGTAGACGAGAGCTATTTAATGGCCTAAGGAGGAAAAAATGCTGGAAGTTTTAATGGTTCTGACAGTGGTTAATACGGCCCTGGCCGCCGCCGCGCTGACAATGGGCGTGATGGGTGGGAGAAGGGACAGGCGCGCCGGGGACGCCCCGCCTGACAGGGAAGACGATGAGGCCGAGGAAAAGAGGCCTTTCAAGCTCTCCGACGCCAAGCTGCAGGAGGGAATCAACAATCTGATGGGCTATGAGGTGGGAGGCAAGCGGGGTGAGGAAGAGTGACACAGGAGAATCAAACTCCCAATAAGGTCTGGGTTGAATATGACAAGGGTGTCAACTTCAAAAACCAGATCGAGTTATACGAGACGGTGAAGAATAACGAGAATTTCTTCATCGGCAAGCAATGGGAGGGCGTGCAGAGTAACGGTCTGCCAACGCCTGTATTCAACTTCATCAAGCGCATTGTCCTCTTTTTGGTGGCCTCCACCGCTACAGATAACATCAAAATGGCGGCGTCTCCGTTGAGCTCCACCGGCTTTTCATCGA contains the following coding sequences:
- a CDS encoding Histidine kinase A domain protein; translated protein: MAVVLAVLFGLIALGLAVRVYTAERAIRDAARQLRDAEVTGSATKLLLSAPNSSAEELLASINGLLELRTADEADFRRRETALRRQIANVSHDLRTPLTSILGYLQLLEGDTLSTEERREYLGIVESRARVLQDLIASFYDLSRLDGGEYPLVREKIDLGAILSELVAAFYNDLTASGLGVEVELSEGLPLVWGDASAALRVFTNLIRNALDHGEGMLSIRAYREENEIVTAFQNRAGNLTAEVAEHVFDRSFTSDRNRTGQNAGLGLAIVKSLAEQMGCGAEAVLRDGKFTLAVRWKI
- a CDS encoding hypothetical protein (Evidence 5 : No homology to any previously reported sequences), translating into MKFWGDSCGFWVDKRVGIWYYNFRIWLEFGRGEMSEWFKEPVLKTGDSKEPWVRIPLSPPSFLRLDAKVNMLN
- a CDS encoding conserved hypothetical protein (Evidence 4 : Homologs of previously reported genes of unknown function) produces the protein MNQIIKNLETGKLELHFEKTEYAALTDSQKADLKSAYLWSNYGKCWVSRAKEPNTYRAERVAEKLGFSGIEKTGERLTYAEQLERKAEKAEARADRYEEYAANAAQRGNALQKPLESMRGDIAFFTQPIIAGHSGSQAFARRRERMYAQYGRGIEEHKKSAYYQERAATARETAGNAKLKDRVYLDNRIKECNKSLRDLQKSIVAIEENIYKLQQGEEIKSWNGSYLTINGQESRLEETLDRYEVWQDKLNFFEDCMNSIGGVSFSKENIKVGYIVEVARWGNCEITSAGPVNVTYKILADWATGGCLTDSYAAIVSIIKAQEKKSAIDNPFNVGDIVTKNRMGDDSVYRAYQVIKATEKSVQIQEISVTNGTPQPNEFTLGSKPMLRKITKSKFSDFVGIYDGDWQLHKF
- a CDS encoding Toxin-antitoxin system, antitoxin component, ribbon-helix-helix domain protein, with translation MSTEAKRQGNRRYLEKMEQITIRFPEGSKDKIKAAAEKEGVSLNAFVVSAVEEKIDTERSKTAKK
- a CDS encoding hypothetical protein (Evidence 5 : No homology to any previously reported sequences) — translated: MYHCVSNVNLNNMRNPVNLL
- a CDS encoding conserved hypothetical protein (Evidence 4 : Homologs of previously reported genes of unknown function) encodes the protein MKTNSRSNGRGQDWRKGQLKYTREELETRVKQYFDYCDENGRKYTKPGLILYLDISEDTFDNWLNNDGGKYTELFGVLKRAMVRMRDDLEQRGDTMSLFRLKQACYGGYSDRPTEDSGQGIKVAVSFGAGDGKVAIEYGK
- a CDS encoding hypothetical protein (Evidence 5 : No homology to any previously reported sequences); amino-acid sequence: MARVFAASIEHQAGLRGTCAGVCVPTCTTSQQVTGWGHGVAEKRVGVNSGGVGVFTQPNDTMQKDANNDAIWEKEAWYEPHSR
- a CDS encoding hypothetical protein (Evidence 5 : No homology to any previously reported sequences); translated protein: MGLLYLLSYNGIKPGQSHMTVAG
- a CDS encoding conserved hypothetical protein (Evidence 4 : Homologs of previously reported genes of unknown function); this translates as MAQRGRPRKAVKGEIVLDLGVPNDKQAKFLTSTVRYTAYGGARGGGKSWAVRAKGAAGALYYPGIKILMLRRTYPELENTIIRPLIELLNTAAIDGKPAGDKLFTYNGTLRTLFFANGSMIKFGHLQSANAITEYQGQEYDWIFMDEATHFTEWEFRTLAATLRGVNKIPKRMYLTCNPGGVGHMWVKRLFVTREFLKEENPKDYLFIKATVEDNKALMDNSPDYIQMLELLPDDLRAAHRYGDWDAMAGQFFAEFKRETHVIKPFVVPQEWIRYRAIDYGLDMFACLWVAVDFEGRAWVYREVQQSGLIVSDAAALMRSLTLQDERIAYTIAPPDLWSTQKDTGRTMAEVFTVNGVGLVKANNSRVQGWLTLKEYLKPVWDGRPGLLVSEDCVGLIRNLPALQHSDKNPSDCATEPHDITHICDALRYFVQFRTLGSIRQEVREDADEEMEDYEEAMTGGEVDESYLMA
- a CDS encoding exported hypothetical protein (Evidence 5 : No homology to any previously reported sequences), whose amino-acid sequence is MLEVLMVLTVVNTALAAAALTMGVMGGRRDRRAGDAPPDREDDEAEEKRPFKLSDAKLQEGINNLMGYEVGGKRGEEE